DNA from Palaemon carinicauda isolate YSFRI2023 chromosome 23, ASM3689809v2, whole genome shotgun sequence:
GCGCCAATCTGTCTTAACCTAACTGCCACAaaatgtgttttttcacacgtacaaatattTGAAATACAAGTCAGTAGAAatatgtagcgaaatgataaatacatgaaattgtagctctgaggagGTAGAACAAATATACACAGTTAGCCAGAGTGTGGCGAAAGGAAAATTtagatgaaatggagaattcgatgagaatgctggacgacggagggagcgatgtcgtTACACTATAAGTAATAAGGGCTCTCACATGGAAAAGTAGTCctttgaggaaaataaataaataaatacaagaaataggatatatattgaacaattagaataaaatatttaagaaaacgtaacttcaaaactattttttatatataaagtcaaAAAGGGTCTATGTCCGCTGGTTTATCTTAAAAACACTTTTTACAAGTTgtaactttcgaagttctaccgattcaactcatTGAGCTCCTAAGGGAAAAcaaactacccctcgctatcaaaatgcaatctttctACGACATGCTgacttataggttttgtggaattttctaTATTTTAGCATTTAATATGTATTTCATTATACTTTTATCCAAAGTTTACCATTAATCtctgatttatataaaaaagaaaaacatgatatTAGTGGAATATATTAAATTTTTGGAGTATTATTTCTATGTAAATTCATGAAACAAAAGCTTTAATGGAAATTTTGTCTGGACATTTCTGTAAGgtggggaaataaaataaaaaaaaagatttttatggaATTTGAGATTTCATTCCGGATGTTTATCTCCTTTTTGGGTAATTTTGTAGATGAATAATACgactaaaaaaggaaataatatttaataacattCGTATCATTACAAAttatatttcaagagagagagagagagagagagagagagagagagagagagagagagagagagagagagagagagagagagaagagagagaaagagagagagagatgaagtactctgattacaaaatattataaattttacgACATACGGTAAACGTAGATTTCATTTATAACAATATGTAGTTGAAACctttgaatggttgatgagactCTCTTTAAGTGACTGGTAAATACATTAGTAAAATAATACTCTACATCATGGTGATAATGTGAATAGCCTTTTTCTTAAAAGATTGCATAAAGGCTATTATTCAGTAACATGAGTCAACTTTTTTATAGTGGTGCAGATTTGCACCCACACGCTGTTTGGTCGGAATAATTTTTATCCGGTTACCGTCATTGTTTTAAAATAAATACCAAGTAATGGGAATTGAAACTTATTTGCTTACCAAAATTTCTTCCACAcatatatgttttgttaataaatattgttcccgaataaagagattataaaatatTGTGAAGATAATtctaaatgtaataaaaatatcctTCGAAGTCAAATACAGGAGCTTGTTTTCAGACGCACATTACATAATtctgtaacttttcacatatttgaacacaaattaagataaattaCACTAAACTAAAGAAAAACATATAACAAACTTTATGTAAATACGGGAAACAACTAAGATCATAGTATTAATATGACTTGCTATTGGTTCGTTTGTTCGTATTAGAGCGGCAATTACACAAAGATTGCAAGCCACGGGCTCTAGCACAATGGTAGTCCGTAAGTAGGAGAACCTATTGGGGAATATTGTGGGGAGGTAATAGAAGCATTCAACTGTCAAAATCCGAAGCTGAGATGAAAGGGAGGAGAGATATCACCTCTTTATCTCAGCGGTAAAATTATGAATTAATTCATTAGTAATTTTTTATGCAACACTAAAGTATCAACAAACCTAAATTtgtgctattaataaaatctaaacctttacaaaaaaaaaaataggaaaacttttttttacgGACTTACtgtacatcataggcctatgatctAAGTCTGCATGGAAAAAGGGTTTACTAATTTCAtcgtaaaaattcaaatttttgtgtattgtgtaaaatatgGAACTTTTTAATTATTCAGTGTTGTGCACCTACTCAAGCACGCGTGATCCAACATTTTAGCTGACGTTTCTTTCGTAACAATTTTTATACGGAATTACATCATGTTGAGGGTGGGAATAGACATACACATGAATCAAAGTTTGTAgatctttaaaagaaaatttattttcatttattaactttatacgaaagagatgatgagatataatctatatttttatttatataacaagATGTTCCCATGTAACAAAATTTTTGAAGACCCATTTTCTTAGGATTTTGTGCAGTACATATAGCTATTTAGAActacatttatatttatagaaaatatatatatatatatatatatatatatatatatatatatatatatatatatatatatatatatatatatatatatttgtatatatatacatatatatttatatatatatatatatatatatatatatatatatatatatatgtatatatatatatatatatatatatatatatatatatatatatatatatatatatatatatatatatatatatatatatatatatatatatatacacacacacacatatatatatatatatatatatatatatatatatatatatatatatatatatatatatatatatatatataatatatatatatatatatatatatatatatatatatatatatatatatgtatatatgtatatatatatatatattatatatatatatatatatatatatatatatctacacatatatatatatatatatatatatatatatatatatatatatatatatatatatacacacacacacacacacatatatatatatatattatatatatatatatatatattatatatatatatatatgcatatatatatatatatatttatatatacatatatatatatatatctatctatctatatatatatatatatatatatatatatatatatatacatatatatatatatatatatatatatatatgtatatatatatatatatatatattatatatatatatatatatatatatatatatatatatatatatacatatatatatatatactgtatatttatacatacatatatacacacgtatatatatatatatatatatatatatatatatatatatatatataaatatatatatatatatatataataaatatatataatatacatatatataactatatatatatatatatatatatatatatagatagatatatagatatatatatatatatatatatatatatatatatatatatatatctatatatacatatgtatatatatatatatatatatatatatatatatatatatatatatatatatatatatatatatatgtgcatatatatatatatatatatatatatatatatatatatatatatatatatatatatatatatatatatataaatacacatatgtatatatatacaaatatatatatatatatatatatatattatatatatatatatataatataaatattatattatatatatatatatattatatatattatatatatatatatatatatagatatatatatatatacatatatatatactgtgtaaatatatatatatatatatatatatatatatatataatatatatatatatataatatatatacacacacacacacacacacacacacacacacacacatattatatatatatatatatatatatatatatatatatatatatatatatatataatatatacacacacacatatatatatatatatatatatatatatatatatatatatatgtacatatatatatatatatatatatatatatatatatatatatatatatatatatatatatatatacatatatatgtatgtatatgtatatatatatatatatatatatatatatatatatatatatatatatatatatatatatatatatatatataaacatatattcatatatatatatatatatatatatatatatatatatatatctttatatatatatgcatgtgtatatatatatatatatatatatatatatatatatatatatatatatatatatatatatatatatatctatacagtatatatatgtgtatatttatactatatacactgtatatatgtatatatatatacatacatatatatacacacatatatatatatatatatatatatatatatatatatatatatatatatatatatatatatatatatatatatacatacatatatatatatatatatatatatatatatatatatatacagacatatgtatatatatatatatatatatatatatatatatatatataaatatatatatatatatatatatatgcatatatatatatatatatatatatatatatataattatatatatatatatatatatatacacatatatatatgcatctatatattatatatatataatatatatatatatatatatatatatatatatatatgaatatacatatatatatatatttatacatacatatatatatatatatatatatagtatatatatatatatatatatatatatatatatttaaatatacatatatatatatatatatatatctatacatatacatatacatatatatatattatatatatatatatatatatatatataatatatatatataatatatatatatatatatatatatattcatgtgtatatatatacgccatgtgtatatatatatgcatgtatatatatatatatatatataatatatatatatagtatatattatatatatatatatatatatatatttatatatatatatatacatatatatatatatatatatgcatgtacatatatatatgtatatatatatgtatatatatatatatatatatatatatatatatatatatatatatatatatatatatataaatatatatatatatatatatatatatatatatatatatatatatatatatatatatatatatctatatatatatatatatatatatatatatatatatatacgtgtgtgtgtgtttgtgtgtgtgtggcggaGTGTCTTGGGGTGATCCTAAAAGACATTGCTAGCCACGAGTTATAAAATAACGTAGCAGTAATAAGTAAACACAGATTAAAGgaagaacaaagaaaaatgaaCATGAAACTGATAGGAATAAAACGAAAAAATCTGTAGCCGATTTTCTAACCAGTAAACTCTAACCCGTCACCACCCTCCGAACTATCCAATTCAATCTCTCTTTGGGAAATCCTGTTGATGTGCAAATCAAAGAAGGATGGAGAGAATGATTTCCAATTAAGGGAGAGAATGATCAAGAGACAATTGCTTGTAGTCAGGGAAATTATCACTTCTTCACAAGGATGGGGCGACCTTCTTCAGGGATCCACTTTGATTGCCCGAGGTGAGAGATTTACAATATCACATCGGGGAGTAATATATTAAATCATTAGGAATAAAAGATAGTATATAAAAGTATCTTCTAATTACCAAAGGTTTCTTTGATAGGTTAGTTCcctttctcttcttttctctctttcttgacttcgtagactattggaaacgcccctgcctggCAATTTGTTGGTCAAGAGTTTGAACCCCATTagagctcaatagtttctagtagtgtctgcaacctcaccatttcttGTGACCTAGGGTTTGGTGGTTTAGAggatctgagtcatcagcagccatttcctagttTTCACTGTCCTTGCTTGATGGAGAGCAGTCTTaggttttttcttatatatatatatatatatatatatatatatatatatatatatatatatatatatatatatatatgtatatatatacacacacacacacacacacacatatatatatatatatatatatatatatatatatatatatatatatatatacataaatatatatatatatatatatatatatatatatatatatatatatatatatatatatatatatatatatatatatatatatatatatatgtatatatatatatatatatatatatatatatatatatatatatatatatatatatatatatatatatatatatatggtcagtctctgccatccatgaaagacaaataatataaatatacctaAATAATCCTACTTTGTGGAACTAGTAGGGTACTATCGTTATTGCTATTAAATTTTCTATCAAATAATTGACCACAATGTACAGATTAATAGCAGTGTATATACACTCCATACTGAATTCCTTCAAAATTCCACATTATATTCTAGTATCTCTACTTCTACTTTCCGCTCTATCTAATCCTCTATAGATATTTAGAGCTTTAATGATTGcttatatatttctcaatatttCTCATAGAATCAGGGAGATATGCTAATCCGGACTCCAttgttttaaaaagaaaacaaaaattctccaatttcaggaagtaaaaaaaaaaatcagaagaataTGCTCTCATCAATTAAGTCCTAAGCCTGCAATTGAAGTGTTATCACCAAGATTAGTCGATTATCATAAATATcacaaatacaataataaatttctGGATATCGCAGAGACTTGCACTTCTGAACTAAGAAACAATACATTATTCTATATTTAGTGTAAATTATAAGAACAAACTGATAAAGTATATATTGAAAAAGGAATTAATGCAACAGTGAcgttagaaatttaatattgtgtacaaatatataaaatatttttaaaaataatatttttacataGTATATGTGGTTTTTCTTCAAAATGATATTTGACAATAcatccattgttattattattattattattattattattattattattattattattattattattattattattattattattactagttatgcTATAATCATAGTTGGAAAATGAAGATtctattgtaaggacagtgagatgaGCTATTActaacaacaactgacggtttattcaaacaggtgcgagaatataatacaaggtgcggacggcaatatagcatgcgcgctggcgccaatctggcttgaaccaaccaGCACAAAAACGTGTGTTTTTttacacgtacaaatacttgaaatacaagtcagtagaaatatgtagcgaaatgataaatacatgaaattgtagctctgaggaggccgaacaaatatatacagttagccatagtgtggcgaaaggagactttaaatgaaatggagaattcaatgagaatgctggacgacggagggagcgatgtccttacaaggacaccgcccccccccccccaagacatcaggcggggtagaaggctgatgaggctagtcttcatatcgtttcgggcgtcgaagggttcctcttgttcttgaacgaagGGACGTGTCGGAGGTCTgcatatggatcgctacctcttgtcgtcgtttattgcttttcttctcattgggcggcATGTTTTGAGGCGGCACCTGGATCTGCCAGGCCCAACGGAGGCAGTGTTGCTTCCTTCGAAAAACGCCAGTTTCACATGgtttattgagacccagtcctcttggccatgcacgtcgagaaggaaggctttcgtcattttcttgattactcggtaggggcctcgatagggtctggttagcggctgtcgatatgcgtcgacacggacgaaaacatacccgcagtcgtcGAGGctcctcggcttgaaatgcttagttctgtcccgGTAAGTATTAAGACATgtcctgaacttcctggcgatgtccctaagatgatccagctgcgtgtcatcggttgatgtgggaaagaattttcCGGGAACTGCGAGAGCTTCTCCGTAAACCCTTTCAGCGggtgatggctcgccatctgcgcgaggagCGGGTCAAAGGCCGAGAactacccaaggaagtcgtgatttcagTCCTCGTCGGTGCAGCTCACCATCacggacgccttgagggcgcgatgagttcgttcgaccatgcggtttgctgcggggttgtatgccgtggtgctgtggagtgtcgttcccatcaggtttgccagagcgagccatatctctgacaggaaagctgGGCCTCTGTCCGTTGTGATGTCGTCAGGAAAGCCAAATCTGCCCACCCAGgtcgacaaaagggcttcggcacatgcttgggttgtagctttggtcatcggtgatgcttccaaccacctcgtagagtgatcgatgattgtcagcaggtagcgagcagatcccaaaGACGGCAAAGGTCCCAAGACGTCGATGTGAATGTGActgaaacgtcttttcggttggggaaaatcgcctatccccgattcggtgtgacagcTGATCTTGCtcgtctggcaattgatgcatgtcttcgctcattcccgggcgtcctttttgatccctggccagatgaacttttcagacaggaagcgagcagtggtgcgtcccgaggggtgtgaaagtccatggatgaggtagaatatttttcttctgtaggaagccggaatccagggacgtgggcggctggAGCTGGTGTCGCAAAGGATAATCACTCCTGCCGGCCCGAGGAGAATTGCTGTTATCTTAAGCGCAGATGGCCccatcaggtgatcctgtgcctcttggtcggTGCGCTGTACGGATGCGAGATAGGCGttgtcaattcccaggtggattgcatcGATTTTAATCCTTGAAAGGGcatctgcgactgggtttttctttctagGAACGTaacttatggtgcacccgaattcggggATTGCTgcaagatgacgttgttgtcgggaggaccatgcgtctgtcgattttgtgaaggcgttgtacaaggggttgatggtccgtcacgATGGTGAAGGGTTGCCCTCCATGATGTTCCAGAAGTGGCGGACGGTGAGGTAGACGGCAAGGACCTCCCTgtcaaaggtgctgtatcttgtttcggcgggtttcaattttccgctgaagaatgccaatggttgAGGAGAACCATCGACTAGCTGTCCCAGCagagccccacaggcgacgttgctggcgtcggtcgtcagtcgcagaggggaGTTGTCATCGAAGTAAGCCAGGGTGTCCTTTGTCTGGGcgaatgcgtgttgttgtggggaacccctctcaagtttcttcgcctttcccttcaagACATCGTCAAGGGGTGTcagggatgaagcgcctgtagtaattgaccatccccaggaactgcTGAAGTTGacgggtggtcgtaggtgtcgggaactttctgatgacgtccaccttggttgtcatgggttttactccactcgaggacacgcgatgaccgagaaagttcACTCCTTCGGCGCCGAACGTGCATTTAtcaaaacgtacgaccaggccattctcctgcaggcgtaTGTGGACGGCGCgaacgtgcctccggtgttcctccttggtccttgagaaaatcaggatgtcgtcgacgtagcagacgcagaatggtaggtcggcgggatgctatccattaggtgttggaaggtcgcccccccgcattgcgtagaccgaaggttgagtatgcaaaggtgtaggatccgaacggtgtcacaatggcagtttttggaatgtcctctggaaatacggggacctgaaagtaagacttgagaaggtcatcttggtgaagtatttcacgCAATGCAACatattcgtcaggtcttgcatgttgggcagagggtagtggtcgggcgttgtgattaGGTTGAGGCACCTGTAGTCGTCGCAATGTCTCCAGGTCCCgccaggcttctttaccatgtgtaggagtgatgcccaggggcttgatgctttcttacagatacccatgcgttctatgtcctcaaaggcgcgtttggcgtcccccTGCTTCTGGGGCGTGAGGCGGTGGAATTTGGGGTGTGTACGAAGTCCCGTTGTTGTGATGTGGAggtagatcccatgcttggagGAGGATCCCAGCGATTGGCTTAGATCGGGTTTgaaaaacgtcaggaaattcttgcagaaggtcagCGTAGGGCttcgtcattacagcggatacggacattgtggcaggacCAGCTCTTAGGGCGTGGGACCGGTAGGTTCTTGTGTCGATGAgggcgtttcccagcaacgtcgacgagtagtccgtggtgagcgagaaaatctgcaccgaggagcgGGCGACTGACGTCAGtaatggcgaagggccaagaatacgaacagcCCATGATAAATATCCTGATGACCCATGTTGGGGGTGACGAGTGAGGCAGCGCCTTTGCTGGGACCAAAGTCTAGGTCGGGTTGTGACgtcaggaacgttgactgcataataccggtgtcgaccatgagtctatggcTGGAGACGGTggcgaggatatagaaaccattcttgctttggtttcctacAGCTGCAagggtggtaggtggtttcttctggcgtcatcttctagggaaattgcatggtgccctacatttctcgCCGTCGCTGCTgaactgctgatggtagaaacaccctgctggattaggcctagggctcggacgtgtcggttgcagtggtttcctccttgccagagcatTGATCTCGTCGTCTTCGTCaggaggcgttgctgaagagtctatggaagagcagctgaaggaggagaacgaagacgatactgatgatgacCCGAGGcaggatgctttggaggcctcgtggagcttttgagccttcgacaggagttcgttcatcagaagcgtgtcggcgtccgtcaattgggcccttacgttcTGCaacaggcgtcgaaggaaaatctcgcgagataggctaatttcGCGCCGACGGCCTTTGTTGTCGGTATCGGGCTGGTCAACTCGTCTCACgtctcgacaggagaggtgtcacctatGGGTTTGCCGGCGATATCCAGGACTTTCTGTACCCTTGCTGAaacagagagtgagtagataccaatTAGTTTAGTTCTCAGGTCGTcataggaaacttggccagcctgggcgttgagccatggggaaatcttgtcaaatacctcctctgggataGAGGTTAGaatgatgtcagccttggcgcagtaGACGCTGAACCTAGTGACTCGGAAGAGtatgtctgctctcaggaaccaggaagtggTGTTGTGTTGAAAAAAACGGGGGCAGTTTGATTATGGGCGTGAAGGCGAGGACATTAGGTGTGATGGGccggttgaatccgccattgtggtcagtcgacgagtcggcgaagaggtgagaagttgagatGTCgtttaagctcatcctactgccttacaaactCACCGAGGTGTGAGAACACCAAACtctgaagctcacgcctaaggtaacggagtaaaagaaggtagcacgggccgtaataagtccgttaatggcaaagccaaaaccgctgatgctacttcaactccggggtcaccagttctAAGGACAGTCAGACGAGATattaccaacaacaactgacggtttattcaaacagatGCAAGAATaaaatacaaggtgcggacggcaatGTAGCATGCACGCTGGCGCCAATCTGTCTTAACCTAACTGCCACAaaatgtgttttttcacacgtacaaatattTGAAATACAAGTCAGTAGAAatatgtagcgaaatgataaatacatgaaattgtagctctgaggagGGTAGAACAAATATACACAGTTAGCCAGAGTGTGGCGAAAGGAAAATTtagatgaaatggagaattcgatgagaatgctggacgacggaggagcGATGTCGTTACACTATAAGTATAAGGGCTCTCACATGGAAAAGTAGTCctttgaggaaaataaataaataaatacaagaaataggatatatattgaacaattagaataaaatatttaagaaaacgtaacttcaaaactatttttttatatataaagtcaaAAAGGGTCTATGTCCGCTGGTTTATCTTAAAAACACTTTTTACAAGTTgtaactttcgaagttctaccgattcaactcatTGAGCTCCTAAGGGAAACAAACTaccccctcgctatcaaaatgcaatctttctACGACATGCTgacttataggttttgtggaattttctaTATTTTAGCATTTAATATGTATTTCATTATACTTTTATCCAAAGTTTACCATTAATCtctgatttatataaaaaagaaaaacatgatatTAGTGGAATATATTAAATTTTTGGAGTATTATTTCTATGTAATTCATGAAACAAAAGCTTTAATGGAAATTTTGTCTGGACATTTCTGTAAGgtggggaaataaaataaaaaaaaagatttttatggaATTTGAGATTTCATTCCGGATGTTTATCTCCTTTTTGGGTAATTTTGTAGATGAATAATACgactaaaaaaggaaataatatttaataacattCGTATCATTACAAAttatatttcaagagagagagagagagagagagagagagagagagagagagagagagagagagagagaggagaagagagagaaagagagaaagagagagagagatgaagtactctgattacaaaatattataaattttacgACATACGGTAAACGTAGATTTCATTTATAACAATATGTAGTTGAAACctttgaatggttgatgagactCTCTTTAAGTGACTGGTAAATACATTAGTAAAATAATACTCTACATCATGGTGATAAGTGAATAGCCTTTTTCTTAAAAGATTGCATAAA
Protein-coding regions in this window:
- the LOC137617477 gene encoding uncharacterized protein, whose translation is MTKATTQACAEALLSTWVGRFGFPDDITTDRGPAFLSEIWLALANLMGTTLHSTTAYNPAANRMVERTHRALKASVMLDHLRDIARKFRTCLNTYRDRTKHFKPRSLDDCGYVFVRVDAYRQPLTRPYRGPYRVIKKMTKAFLLDVHGQEDWVSINHVKLAFFEGSNTASVGPGRSRCRLKTCRPMRRKAINDDKR